The Rosa rugosa chromosome 1, drRosRugo1.1, whole genome shotgun sequence genomic sequence GAAGCTCGAGCTCCTCATGGACTCCTAAGCAGAACAAACAGTTCGAAAAGGCGCTAGCCTTGTACGACAAGGACACCCCCGACCGCTGGCAGAAGGTGGCCAGAGCCGTAGGAGGGAAGTCCGCGGAGGAGGTGAAGAGGCACTATGAGATCCTCCTTGAGGATGTCAAGCACATTGAGTCTGGTAGAATCCCATATCCTGATTACAGGAATAGCGACTAATAGTTAATAAGTCATCATCCCCTCCTTAAGTTTGTACTGCAAAGGTACTAACTTACACTTCACTAGCTTCATTTCTACTTTTCTTACAGCAAATTCTCACGTGCACGCGCAAACACTAATAATTTCATTGCTCCAAATTTAGCCAAGTTAGTTGGCAAATTGATATTTGAAGGCCTCGGCATTAGTATGTGCGGTCTTGTTCAACTTTGTAACTTGAACAAGACGGGCATGACCACTTCTGAGATGGGTAACTGTGTGCAGTTCCATTCCTGGTCCCCTTAGAATtgcttttaaattttttctcCTTGGAAAATTAATCCAGGAAAGTGAAGTTGAGAAAGTGCTTGTGAAGTGCTAGTTTCTGAGTGTGGTCCATCAGTTTTAATACAAAGGCTAGGCTAACACCCAACTCACCTAACTGCTAAACTACTTGCTTATCATTATAATAATGTATTGAATGCAAAAAGGAAGAAGCTGACCACACTATGTTCGACTTCTTATCTTGTCTCCTCCACATGTGATCACTGATCCTACCACTTTTGGTATTTGGATAATATGCCACCGGTCTTATACTTTCTTCTTGAATCAAATACCACGTGATGAGATCGATACAATTGCCTCATTAGGATATATATTAAGAAAACTTAACTCATCATGCATCACTTGGGCATTCTTCACATTTTTCTGCAGACTTTGTTAATTTGAATATTTTCTGCAGACTAAAGCTTTCGTTTTCTCGATTCTCAGGCTCTTGAAGAATCGAAAGTGGCGTTCAAGAAGTAGATTTGTGAAGATTAGCAGATGCAGATTATAGATCATATATGTGTGTAAAGAACCCGGTTGGATATTGTGTAAGTTAACCATTGTAATGGCTTTTGTACCAAGTAATTGTCTATGAAATTCAATACCACTATATATGAGTGTGAAGTTTATGaaagtatttttcttttcttttctgataaTCTGTGGTTGTATGGGACAAATGGAATATGTAGTAGCATCCCATTCCATAGCTCATGATCTCATCTCTCACTATTGTTGTCCAGCTCGATCTCCCTGCTGTCTCCAATCCTTAGGGATCAGAATCATGTAGCAGTTATGTAGTTATGAACTACAAGAAGCATATATATTTGTACTTTATGGtagggaataaaaaaaaaaaatcttcttgaATCTTAGTAAAAAACAAATAGAGGAAAAAGTGCTGGGCTGTTTGCTATACAAtcatttttttaaatattttaaacCGTTGGATAATGGCCTTAAATA encodes the following:
- the LOC133718004 gene encoding protein RADIALIS-like 3 isoform X2, producing MASNSLSSRSSSSSWTPKQNKQFEKALALYDKDTPDRWQKVARAVGGKSAEEVKRHYEILLEDVKHIESGS
- the LOC133718004 gene encoding protein RADIALIS-like 4 isoform X1, which gives rise to MASNSLSSRSSSSSWTPKQNKQFEKALALYDKDTPDRWQKVARAVGGKSAEEVKRHYEILLEDVKHIESGRIPYPDYRNSD